A part of Fimbriiglobus ruber genomic DNA contains:
- a CDS encoding DUF7710 domain-containing protein, which yields MMDGGGNFPLGVFSSRERDESWISYHRLTGVLTLYPLDIGVYEWAIESGEFVPKRPDQSGSRFVGRFSSASQEHYHYTDGKQ from the coding sequence ATGATGGACGGTGGCGGCAACTTCCCTTTGGGTGTGTTCTCCTCGCGCGAACGCGACGAATCGTGGATCAGTTACCACAGGCTCACGGGCGTTCTGACTCTGTACCCGTTGGACATCGGCGTGTACGAATGGGCTATCGAAAGTGGCGAGTTCGTGCCCAAGCGACCTGATCAGTCGGGGTCACGGTTCGTCGGACGTTTCAGTTCCGCGAGCCAGGAACACTATCACTACACCGACGGCAAGCAGTAA